From the genome of Rhodospirillaceae bacterium, one region includes:
- a CDS encoding PAS domain S-box protein has product MKSRKAPEKTKQHILVAMASAAHGRAIRAMLAVDHYRLSYAPDMQSAIEHLQMKTFDAIILDSAPWQAGRKSQGRKIIKAAAGWPVIVLPAGIEGTAASIRAFGVDARYLSWDHVDGALLTATISSVVSIHQEGLALRESEDRFSRAFRSAPGMYAISTPKNGRHVNVNEAWLKALGYRRREVIGKTARELNLWPYPKDRKRLLNEMAEKGSVRQFETQLRTKKGSLLDLQIAGEMIEIGGQPHLLLVAFDITERKQAEIQIKQSEERARAAEKVISDALDNISEGFSIYDSEDRLVSWNQTWMEIYQYSPEMIKPGMEYEALNRFDVKQKVIDEDWRPGEVYLKERTAYRRSLKRSYEFKLSNGKWISVRERRTSDGGIVGIQTDITDLKRVEESLRKSHDELELRIHERTRQLREEVEERKRTMAALKVSEQRLRDMADAATDWQWETDENFRYTRFSDTILSVLNIDPKKLLGKTRLAVVVDGVENLDGEKWLQHVDDLENHRPFRDFEYAHKHPDGHVLHIRVSGKPAFDEKGKFTGYRGTGSNITTQVDAETSAASAQRQLNDAIEGISDALILFDNDDQMVMCNSRYREIFSPIADKLVPGLRFKELCRLVSRSRIFIFADDSSEKWLNERLAGHKKENMRYEQPLNNGRWVNVIEYPTSDGGILILLTDITELRQSEEELRRARDQAEVANRAKSDFLAGMSHELRTPLNAIIGFSDAMRTQLFGPIEQPRYIEYLGNIHDSGIHLLQLINDILDISKIEAGASEMNESRFSVSPVMDRALRLVKNRAVEGGVSLTKIIPGTLPSLYGDERRFLQVVLNILSNAIKFTPKGGDVKISAKVEKNGDMAIRISDNGMGIKKADIKKVMTEFGQINNSLAKPKEGTGLGLPLSKGLMEMHGGTLSLESKIKVGTVATLRFPAHRVGKG; this is encoded by the coding sequence TTGAAATCGCGTAAAGCTCCTGAAAAAACCAAACAACACATACTGGTGGCGATGGCCAGTGCTGCTCACGGGCGCGCCATTCGGGCGATGCTGGCTGTTGATCATTATCGCCTGTCGTACGCCCCTGATATGCAAAGCGCCATTGAACATCTGCAAATGAAGACCTTTGATGCGATTATTCTTGATTCGGCACCGTGGCAAGCCGGTCGTAAGAGTCAGGGCCGGAAAATCATCAAGGCGGCTGCAGGCTGGCCCGTCATCGTCTTGCCGGCGGGTATCGAAGGGACGGCAGCATCAATCAGGGCATTCGGTGTTGATGCCCGCTATCTGTCCTGGGACCACGTCGATGGGGCGCTTTTGACGGCTACTATTTCGTCAGTTGTTTCCATTCATCAGGAAGGATTAGCCCTGCGTGAAAGCGAAGACAGGTTTTCCCGGGCTTTCCGATCAGCCCCGGGGATGTATGCCATTTCGACGCCGAAAAATGGTCGTCACGTCAACGTCAACGAAGCCTGGCTAAAGGCATTGGGATACAGGCGACGTGAGGTTATTGGTAAAACCGCCCGTGAACTGAATTTATGGCCTTACCCGAAGGACCGCAAACGCCTGCTCAACGAGATGGCCGAGAAAGGCTCGGTGCGGCAATTTGAAACCCAATTACGGACCAAGAAAGGCAGCCTCCTGGATTTGCAGATCGCCGGTGAAATGATTGAAATTGGTGGCCAGCCGCATTTGTTGCTGGTCGCCTTTGATATTACAGAGCGCAAGCAGGCAGAAATCCAGATTAAGCAAAGTGAAGAGCGCGCACGTGCGGCAGAGAAAGTTATTTCTGACGCTTTGGATAACATTTCCGAAGGCTTTTCGATTTATGATTCCGAAGACCGGCTGGTCAGCTGGAATCAGACCTGGATGGAAATTTATCAATATTCTCCTGAAATGATAAAGCCGGGAATGGAATACGAGGCCCTCAACAGGTTTGACGTCAAACAAAAGGTCATCGATGAGGATTGGAGGCCGGGTGAAGTTTATCTCAAGGAGCGGACGGCATATCGCAGGAGTTTAAAAAGATCGTATGAATTCAAGTTGAGTAACGGCAAATGGATAAGCGTCCGTGAACGCCGGACCTCTGATGGCGGCATTGTAGGTATCCAGACCGATATTACCGATTTGAAACGGGTCGAGGAAAGTCTTCGCAAATCCCATGATGAACTCGAACTGCGTATCCACGAAAGAACCCGGCAACTTCGCGAGGAGGTAGAGGAACGCAAGCGGACAATGGCGGCCCTTAAGGTCAGTGAGCAACGTCTGCGCGACATGGCTGATGCCGCTACGGACTGGCAGTGGGAAACGGATGAAAATTTTCGCTACACGCGCTTTTCCGACACAATTCTCTCTGTGCTTAATATTGACCCAAAAAAATTACTTGGGAAAACCCGGCTGGCCGTTGTTGTTGATGGGGTCGAGAACTTGGACGGCGAAAAATGGCTGCAACATGTCGATGATCTGGAAAACCATCGCCCCTTCAGGGATTTTGAGTACGCCCACAAACATCCCGATGGACACGTCTTGCATATACGCGTCAGTGGCAAACCAGCCTTCGATGAGAAGGGGAAGTTTACCGGTTACCGGGGCACCGGTTCTAACATCACAACCCAGGTCGATGCCGAAACAAGTGCGGCCAGTGCACAACGGCAATTGAACGATGCCATCGAAGGGATATCCGATGCCCTTATTCTTTTTGATAACGATGATCAGATGGTGATGTGTAACAGCCGTTATCGGGAAATATTCTCACCCATCGCAGACAAACTTGTGCCAGGCTTGAGGTTTAAGGAACTTTGTCGCCTTGTTTCAAGAAGCCGGATATTCATATTCGCCGATGATTCGTCCGAAAAGTGGCTGAATGAAAGATTGGCGGGTCACAAAAAAGAAAATATGCGATATGAGCAGCCCCTGAATAATGGACGTTGGGTGAATGTTATTGAATACCCGACCAGCGACGGCGGCATCCTGATTTTGCTGACCGATATTACGGAACTGCGTCAAAGTGAGGAAGAATTACGCAGAGCCCGTGATCAGGCGGAAGTTGCCAATCGGGCGAAATCGGATTTCCTTGCTGGTATGAGCCACGAATTACGGACCCCCTTAAATGCCATCATCGGGTTTTCAGACGCCATGCGTACACAGTTGTTCGGCCCTATTGAACAACCCCGTTACATCGAATACCTGGGCAACATTCACGATTCGGGTATTCATTTGCTGCAGTTGATTAATGATATTCTCGATATTTCCAAGATCGAGGCGGGCGCCTCCGAAATGAATGAAAGCCGGTTTAGTGTTAGCCCCGTCATGGACCGCGCCCTGCGTCTCGTTAAAAACCGGGCAGTGGAGGGCGGGGTCAGCCTTACCAAGATCATCCCCGGAACATTGCCGTCACTTTATGGCGATGAGAGACGCTTTTTACAGGTTGTCCTGAATATTTTATCAAACGCCATCAAGTTCACGCCTAAGGGTGGTGATGTGAAAATTTCCGCAAAAGTGGAAAAAAATGGCGATATGGCGATCCGTATCAGCGATAACGGAATGGGCATCAAGAAGGCGGATATTAAAAAAGTGATGACCGAATTTGGTCAGATAAACAACAGTCTGGCAAAACCGAAAGAAGGCACCGGCTTGGGTTTACCCTTGAGCAAGGGCTTGATGGAAATGCATGGGGGAACGCTCAGCCTTGAAAGCAAAATCAAGGTCGGAACCGTTGCCACTTTGCGGTTTCCTGCCCACCGGGTTGGCAAGGGATGA
- the ggt gene encoding gamma-glutamyltransferase, producing MTSKGVIAAGHEATAKAGQVVLKEGGNAFDAVLAALCTACVAEPVLASLGGGGFLLAHPCGGKPLLYDFFAQTPRHRDTGGEIDFFPIIADFGQAEQEFHIGMGTLATPGVVKGLFEVHKDLGKMPIAKIVEPAIELAKGGVRINRLQAYISTVVEKIYISNETCLNAYGSPNQPGELAREGDTLAFPDFADTLDSLAREGEDLFYRGEIAAALATDSAQGGGYLRRDDMECYQLERRQPLELSYADARILTNPPPSTGGILIAFALALLGEDAFRNEKFGSQHHLQKLISAMMLTNEARIESNLHQNLGQGAADTLLDPGFLESYRKRILGRPKAHRGTTQISVIDNAGNAASLTLSNGEGSAYIVPDTGIMMNNMLGEEDINPHGFNQWPEDIRMCSMMTPSLIEGRNGEITALGSGGSNRIRTAILQVIINLIDFRMPLCEAIESPRLHFEKGLLSVEDGFDEAELASLQGQVSNVKAWGERNMFFGGVHAAHYEPVAGHLEGAGDPRRGGICLRA from the coding sequence ATGACATCAAAGGGCGTTATTGCCGCTGGCCACGAGGCAACGGCGAAGGCGGGGCAGGTCGTGCTGAAAGAAGGCGGCAATGCCTTCGATGCGGTTCTGGCGGCGCTTTGTACGGCTTGTGTAGCAGAGCCGGTTTTGGCTTCCCTGGGCGGCGGTGGATTTTTACTTGCTCACCCTTGCGGTGGCAAGCCGCTGCTTTATGATTTTTTTGCCCAAACCCCACGCCATCGTGACACCGGGGGGGAGATTGATTTCTTCCCGATCATTGCCGACTTCGGTCAGGCCGAGCAGGAATTCCACATTGGCATGGGCACTTTGGCCACTCCCGGTGTCGTCAAGGGGCTGTTTGAGGTTCATAAAGACCTTGGCAAAATGCCGATCGCCAAAATCGTCGAGCCGGCCATTGAACTGGCAAAGGGTGGTGTCCGCATCAATCGTCTTCAGGCTTATATTTCTACTGTTGTTGAAAAAATTTATATTTCCAATGAAACCTGTTTGAACGCCTATGGCTCACCGAACCAACCGGGAGAATTGGCCCGGGAAGGCGATACGCTGGCATTCCCGGATTTTGCCGATACCCTTGATAGCCTTGCGCGCGAAGGTGAAGACCTGTTTTACCGGGGTGAAATAGCCGCTGCCCTGGCGACTGATAGCGCCCAGGGCGGCGGATACCTTCGCCGCGATGATATGGAGTGTTATCAGTTAGAGCGCCGCCAACCTCTTGAATTATCTTACGCTGATGCCAGAATCTTGACCAATCCACCACCCTCAACGGGGGGGATTCTGATCGCCTTCGCCTTGGCCTTGTTAGGTGAAGACGCCTTTAGGAATGAAAAGTTTGGCAGTCAGCACCATCTTCAAAAATTAATCAGCGCCATGATGCTAACGAATGAAGCCAGGATCGAAAGCAACCTGCATCAGAATTTGGGGCAAGGGGCGGCCGATACCCTGCTTGACCCCGGCTTTTTGGAAAGCTATCGCAAACGCATCCTTGGCCGGCCAAAAGCACATCGCGGCACCACCCAAATCAGTGTTATCGACAACGCTGGAAATGCGGCTTCCCTGACCTTGTCCAATGGTGAAGGTTCAGCCTATATCGTGCCGGATACCGGCATCATGATGAACAACATGCTGGGCGAAGAAGATATCAATCCCCATGGTTTCAATCAGTGGCCGGAGGATATCCGCATGTGTTCAATGATGACGCCAAGCCTGATTGAAGGCAGGAACGGCGAAATAACGGCGCTGGGCTCAGGTGGTTCAAATCGTATCCGTACCGCCATTTTACAGGTGATCATCAACCTGATCGATTTCAGAATGCCATTGTGCGAGGCCATTGAAAGCCCGAGACTTCATTTTGAGAAGGGACTGTTGAGCGTTGAGGACGGTTTTGACGAAGCCGAACTGGCCTCCTTGCAGGGGCAAGTAAGCAACGTCAAAGCCTGGGGTGAACGCAACATGTTTTTTGGTGGCGTGCATGCTGCCCATTATGAACCCGTAGCGGGTCACCTGGAGGGCGCAGGTGATCCTCGTCGCGGCGGTATCTGTCTTAGGGCTTAA
- a CDS encoding glycosyltransferase family 2 protein, producing MSDINETNIAVVIPCFRETRRILDVIKSLGAEVSRIIVIDDACPENTGEYVKNNCKDPRVEVLIHDVNTGVGGATMSGYRRAIEAGAEIIVKVDGDGQMDPSLISDLVAPLLDGVADYAKGNRFYNLDGLSDMPRVRIFGNLVLSFASKVSSGYWNVFDPTNGFTAIHIDAARRLPFDKIDNGFFFESDMLFRLNMMRGVVIDIPMPARYGDEESSLKIHNVIVSFAARHYVNAVKRIFYNYFIRDFGIASIELVLGKLLLLFGVVYGIYSWTESAETGIPATAGTVILAALPIILGSQMLIAFLNFDTKNVPSKPLNHRAP from the coding sequence ATGAGCGATATAAACGAAACCAACATTGCCGTTGTCATCCCCTGCTTCCGGGAAACCAGGCGAATTCTTGATGTCATCAAGTCACTTGGTGCAGAAGTCAGCCGGATTATCGTTATTGACGACGCCTGCCCCGAAAACACCGGGGAGTACGTCAAAAACAATTGCAAGGACCCCCGAGTGGAAGTCCTGATCCACGACGTCAATACAGGTGTCGGCGGGGCAACCATGAGCGGCTACAGGCGGGCCATTGAGGCAGGGGCTGAAATCATCGTCAAGGTTGATGGCGATGGGCAAATGGACCCTTCTCTAATTTCCGATCTGGTCGCCCCGCTGCTTGATGGTGTTGCCGACTACGCCAAAGGCAACCGGTTTTATAACCTGGATGGCCTGTCTGATATGCCGCGAGTGCGAATTTTTGGCAATCTGGTGCTATCCTTTGCCTCGAAAGTTTCAAGCGGTTACTGGAATGTGTTCGATCCGACAAATGGATTTACCGCCATTCATATCGACGCTGCCCGGCGTTTGCCCTTCGATAAGATCGATAACGGATTTTTCTTTGAGTCCGATATGCTGTTTCGCCTGAACATGATGCGGGGTGTTGTCATCGATATCCCCATGCCTGCCAGATACGGCGATGAAGAAAGCAGCCTTAAAATACACAACGTTATCGTGAGTTTTGCGGCAAGACATTACGTCAATGCGGTCAAAAGAATTTTCTATAATTACTTCATTCGCGATTTCGGGATCGCCTCGATCGAACTTGTGCTTGGCAAGTTACTGTTGTTATTTGGTGTGGTTTACGGGATTTACTCATGGACTGAGAGCGCCGAAACCGGAATTCCGGCCACTGCCGGCACTGTTATTCTGGCTGCCCTGCCTATCATATTGGGCTCTCAGATGTTGATCGCGTTTCTTAATTTCGACACCAAAAACGTTCCCTCAAAACCGCTTAACCACCGGGCTCCTTAA
- a CDS encoding Crp/Fnr family transcriptional regulator: MGQTRKIVGFSSGNSDVDEANEQSLRGVELFAALSKDELASVEQRCRWRLFAPHQQIIDRESPSRDVFFVVRGKVRIVNYSFSGRGITLDELYEGSYFGELSAIDSEPRSARVISISESLIGSLPQKFFLETLETHPKLALLVMAHLSKLLRGANQRIMDLSTLGANNRVHADLLRLVGDIDEDIPLAIIDPVPVHNDIASRVSTTRETVARVMNDLARRGIVEKKGTALHIKDVHRLRDMVEEVRGE; the protein is encoded by the coding sequence ATGGGCCAAACACGTAAAATTGTTGGATTTTCGAGTGGGAACAGCGACGTGGATGAAGCCAATGAACAGAGTCTCAGGGGCGTCGAGCTTTTTGCTGCCTTGAGCAAGGATGAACTGGCGAGCGTTGAACAACGTTGCCGCTGGCGTTTATTCGCACCCCATCAACAGATTATTGACAGGGAAAGCCCTTCACGAGATGTCTTCTTCGTTGTCCGGGGGAAAGTCCGTATTGTTAATTATTCCTTTTCCGGACGCGGTATCACCCTTGATGAATTGTATGAAGGTAGTTACTTCGGTGAATTGTCCGCAATTGACAGCGAGCCGCGCTCGGCCAGGGTGATTTCAATATCGGAATCCCTGATCGGCTCCCTGCCACAAAAGTTTTTCCTGGAGACACTGGAAACCCATCCAAAGCTGGCTCTACTGGTGATGGCGCATTTGTCGAAATTACTGCGTGGCGCCAACCAGCGAATCATGGACCTGAGCACCCTCGGCGCCAATAACCGGGTTCATGCCGATTTGTTGCGACTGGTTGGCGACATTGATGAGGATATACCGTTAGCAATTATTGATCCGGTGCCGGTACATAACGATATCGCCAGCCGGGTCAGTACGACCCGTGAAACCGTTGCCCGGGTGATGAACGACTTGGCGCGTCGGGGAATCGTCGAGAAAAAGGGTACAGCCCTTCATATCAAGGACGTTCATCGTTTGCGTGATATGGTCGAAGAGGTTCGCGGCGAGTAA
- a CDS encoding response regulator — MSKTILIVEDNELNMKLFNDLLQAHGYGTVQTTDGREAIGLAREHHPDLILMDIQLPEISGLEITKMLKADDDLKNIPVVAVTAFAMKGDEEKILEGGCEGYIAKPISVPKFLETISSFLG; from the coding sequence ATGTCCAAGACCATTCTTATCGTTGAAGATAACGAATTGAATATGAAGCTCTTCAATGATCTTCTTCAAGCTCATGGATATGGAACGGTACAAACAACGGATGGTCGCGAAGCAATTGGACTTGCCCGTGAACATCATCCTGACCTGATTTTGATGGATATTCAGTTACCTGAAATTTCCGGCCTGGAAATCACCAAAATGCTAAAAGCCGATGATGACCTGAAAAACATCCCGGTTGTCGCCGTTACCGCCTTCGCCATGAAAGGTGATGAAGAAAAAATACTTGAGGGCGGCTGTGAGGGCTACATCGCCAAGCCGATTTCAGTTCCCAAATTCCTGGAAACCATTTCTTCCTTCCTGGGCTGA
- the rpmG gene encoding 50S ribosomal protein L33 yields MAKPNTILIKLVSTADTGFYYVTKKNPRNQTEKMEFRKYDPVVRKHVIFKEAKIK; encoded by the coding sequence ATGGCAAAGCCCAATACTATCCTGATCAAATTGGTTAGCACCGCTGATACCGGGTTCTATTACGTGACCAAAAAGAACCCCCGCAACCAGACTGAAAAGATGGAATTTCGTAAATACGATCCCGTCGTGCGCAAGCATGTGATTTTCAAAGAAGCCAAGATTAAATAA
- a CDS encoding PDZ domain-containing protein — MNVDKRNLPGVLIVLVTLLVAACAPQRPPLTSDDDYPLPAAKEVFTAGYESIRERYIEVVAVSQFAMEGLHGLGSIDPAITVETDDGEVIVKFSGNLTKRIAAPAGDDAEGWAELTVHITALGRQQSTEMRKASAEKIYEAVFDGILSNLDIYSRYAGSREAKRNRAKRSGFGGIGVRFRIIKNLPQVIFVMPDTPALKAGILKGDRITHADGKVLDGLKQAQVSEQLRGPIHSEITLQIERKGENAPLIVKLDRAHIVPDTVSYGHKNGIVYLKISTFNQRTARNLLNKLKKARTNLGDDIKGIVLDMRGNPGGLLKQSIQVADLFLAQGRISETRGRHPDSLQSYDAGGRDMAYGRPVVVLVDGKSASAAEVAAAALQDRGRAVVIGTSSFGKGTVQTVIRLPNEGEITLTWSRLIAPSGFVLHGLGVYPTICTSSIDGNRIDGEAIIARALSERIKTAAVMEGWRRTSFQEKEQRQELRAFCPPERRKLQLDSKVAEALLNSKALYARTLNLSASAAAAR, encoded by the coding sequence ATGAACGTAGATAAGCGCAATCTGCCGGGTGTTCTCATTGTTCTGGTGACATTGCTTGTCGCCGCTTGTGCGCCTCAACGTCCACCACTTACATCCGACGATGACTACCCCTTACCGGCCGCGAAAGAGGTTTTCACCGCCGGTTATGAGAGCATCAGGGAACGTTACATCGAGGTCGTAGCCGTGAGCCAGTTTGCCATGGAGGGCCTGCACGGGTTGGGATCGATTGATCCGGCCATCACCGTCGAAACGGATGATGGTGAAGTCATCGTCAAGTTTTCCGGCAACCTTACCAAGCGGATTGCGGCCCCCGCCGGTGATGATGCTGAAGGGTGGGCCGAATTAACTGTTCACATTACGGCCCTTGGCCGTCAGCAATCGACGGAAATGAGAAAGGCCAGTGCGGAAAAAATATACGAAGCTGTCTTCGATGGCATTCTTTCAAACCTGGACATCTATTCACGCTACGCCGGCTCAAGGGAAGCTAAAAGGAATCGCGCCAAGCGCAGCGGTTTTGGCGGCATTGGCGTGCGTTTTCGCATTATTAAAAACCTCCCACAAGTTATCTTTGTGATGCCCGATACACCGGCCCTGAAAGCTGGCATCTTGAAAGGCGACCGCATCACCCACGCCGATGGCAAGGTGTTAGACGGCCTGAAACAGGCACAGGTTTCTGAACAATTGCGTGGCCCTATTCATTCGGAAATCACCCTTCAAATTGAGCGCAAAGGGGAAAACGCGCCACTTATTGTTAAACTTGATCGCGCCCACATTGTCCCCGACACCGTGTCTTACGGCCATAAGAACGGCATCGTTTATCTTAAAATCAGTACCTTTAACCAACGCACGGCGCGGAACCTTTTGAACAAACTGAAGAAAGCCCGCACCAATTTAGGCGACGACATCAAGGGAATTGTTCTCGACATGCGCGGCAATCCGGGCGGATTGTTGAAGCAGTCAATTCAAGTCGCCGATTTGTTCCTGGCCCAGGGTCGTATATCGGAAACCCGTGGCCGCCATCCTGACAGCCTGCAATCCTATGACGCAGGCGGCCGTGACATGGCATACGGTCGCCCGGTTGTCGTTCTGGTCGATGGGAAATCCGCTTCGGCGGCAGAGGTTGCGGCGGCAGCCTTGCAAGACAGGGGTCGCGCCGTCGTCATTGGCACGTCATCATTCGGCAAAGGTACCGTGCAGACGGTTATCAGGTTACCCAATGAGGGGGAGATTACCCTGACCTGGTCCCGCCTTATTGCCCCTTCCGGATTCGTCCTGCATGGTCTTGGCGTCTATCCAACCATCTGCACCAGCAGCATTGATGGCAACAGGATTGACGGTGAGGCCATTATCGCCCGGGCTTTAAGTGAAAGAATCAAAACCGCCGCCGTCATGGAAGGCTGGCGCAGGACGAGCTTCCAGGAGAAAGAGCAGCGTCAGGAATTGCGTGCTTTCTGCCCGCCTGAACGCCGTAAATTACAACTTGATAGCAAGGTCGCTGAAGCACTGTTAAACAGTAAGGCCCTGTACGCCCGGACCTTGAATTTATCAGCATCCGCAGCGGCGGCGCGCTAG
- the rnr gene encoding ribonuclease R, with amino-acid sequence MLKFIEETPGRVGKREIARAFRLDTAQKMQLKKLLKEMKEDGQVQRNPGRRYTEPGSLPPVTVVVIIGPDTDGEIRAKPMTWDEETPPPAIYMAPERRGSPALAPGDRVLARLARGEDKSYEGRTIRRIGAAAEKILGIYTLVEGQGRLKSTSRKAKGDYFIARGDSLDAREGDLVRCEILPGRRTGLRLAKVLERLDTEGKATSISLIAIHDHDIPYDFSSQALDLADAAKAAPLGKREDLRDIPLVTIDGADARDFDDAVFAEPDTDKKNADGWHLIVAIADVAWYVRPGDALDIGAYERSNSVYFPDRVVPMLPEALSNGWCSLVPGEDRPCMAAHMWINAAGELTKHRFVRALMRSHARLTYEQVQAARDGHADDNTAPLAQNVIAPLYGAYEVLNKARHKRGVLELDLPERRIVIGTDGKVERVDMRERFDSHKLIEEFMVTANVAAAETLEKKRQPCMYRIHDEPSMEKMESLRQFLDSLSIRLAKGQVIRAEVFNRILEKVKDTPNASLVNDVVLRSQSQAEYNPENIGHFGLALRRYCHFTSPIRRYADLLVHRALISGLALGDGGLADDTRDFARMGESLSKNERRAAAAERSSVDRFCALFLAEKVGSIFPGRVNGVTRFGLFITLDDSGADGLVPMRSLPDDYYIHDETRHLLRGRRSKRVFRLGDKVDVMLMEADPVTGSMIMQVIDGEALQSPKRATARARGPSSKKPKKTVKKSKSKSRAGRRKARTKH; translated from the coding sequence ATCCTGAAATTTATCGAGGAAACACCGGGCCGGGTTGGCAAACGCGAAATTGCCCGTGCCTTCCGGCTCGACACCGCCCAAAAAATGCAACTTAAAAAGCTGCTCAAGGAAATGAAAGAAGACGGCCAGGTTCAGCGCAATCCGGGCCGCCGCTACACCGAACCGGGAAGCCTGCCGCCGGTCACCGTCGTTGTTATTATTGGCCCTGACACGGATGGCGAAATTCGCGCCAAACCCATGACCTGGGATGAAGAGACCCCACCACCGGCCATCTACATGGCCCCCGAACGTCGTGGCAGCCCTGCCCTTGCCCCCGGTGACCGGGTTCTCGCCCGGCTCGCCCGCGGTGAGGATAAATCCTATGAAGGCCGGACAATTCGCCGCATTGGTGCAGCTGCTGAAAAAATTCTGGGTATCTACACCCTCGTCGAAGGACAGGGCCGGTTGAAATCAACCAGCCGCAAAGCCAAGGGCGATTATTTTATCGCCAGGGGTGATAGCCTGGACGCCCGGGAGGGTGATCTGGTGCGTTGCGAAATCCTGCCCGGTCGCCGCACCGGACTGCGGCTGGCCAAGGTGCTGGAACGACTGGACACCGAAGGCAAAGCCACATCCATTAGCCTGATCGCCATCCATGACCATGACATTCCCTATGACTTTTCCAGCCAGGCGCTTGATCTTGCCGACGCCGCCAAGGCCGCGCCGCTAGGCAAACGCGAAGACTTGCGTGATATCCCGCTCGTCACCATTGACGGGGCCGACGCCCGCGACTTCGACGACGCCGTCTTTGCCGAGCCCGACACGGACAAAAAGAATGCCGACGGCTGGCACCTGATTGTCGCCATCGCCGATGTCGCCTGGTACGTCAGACCCGGTGATGCATTAGACATTGGTGCTTACGAGCGCAGCAATTCGGTCTACTTCCCGGACCGGGTCGTTCCCATGCTGCCAGAGGCCTTGTCCAATGGCTGGTGCTCACTGGTCCCGGGTGAAGATCGCCCGTGCATGGCAGCCCACATGTGGATCAACGCCGCAGGCGAACTGACCAAACACCGCTTTGTTCGCGCCTTGATGCGTTCACATGCGCGACTGACCTATGAACAGGTCCAGGCAGCCCGTGACGGTCATGCCGATGACAACACGGCTCCCTTGGCACAGAATGTCATAGCGCCCCTGTACGGGGCTTATGAGGTCCTGAACAAGGCCCGACACAAGCGTGGCGTCCTGGAACTGGACTTGCCCGAACGGCGCATCGTCATCGGCACGGACGGCAAGGTCGAACGGGTCGACATGCGTGAACGCTTTGACAGCCACAAGCTGATTGAGGAATTCATGGTCACCGCCAATGTCGCGGCAGCCGAAACGCTGGAGAAAAAACGCCAACCCTGCATGTACCGAATTCACGACGAACCTTCCATGGAGAAAATGGAAAGTCTGCGCCAGTTCCTGGACAGCCTGTCTATTCGCCTGGCCAAGGGACAGGTGATCAGGGCCGAGGTTTTCAACCGGATTCTGGAAAAGGTCAAAGACACGCCCAATGCCTCGCTGGTCAACGATGTGGTCTTAAGAAGCCAGAGTCAGGCCGAATACAATCCAGAAAACATTGGCCATTTCGGGTTAGCGCTCAGGCGTTACTGTCACTTCACCTCGCCAATCAGGCGCTACGCTGATCTGTTGGTGCATCGGGCGCTGATCAGTGGTCTGGCTCTGGGCGATGGCGGTCTTGCAGATGACACCCGCGACTTCGCACGAATGGGTGAAAGCCTTTCTAAAAATGAACGCCGGGCGGCCGCGGCGGAACGTAGTTCCGTCGACAGGTTCTGCGCCTTGTTTCTGGCCGAAAAAGTCGGCTCTATTTTTCCCGGCAGGGTCAATGGCGTTACCCGCTTCGGTCTTTTTATCACCCTTGATGATAGCGGCGCAGATGGGCTTGTGCCCATGCGCTCCTTACCCGACGATTATTATATTCATGACGAAACCCGGCATCTGTTACGGGGACGGCGCTCCAAAAGGGTTTTCCGTCTTGGCGACAAAGTCGATGTCATGTTGATGGAAGCCGATCCGGTGACCGGTTCGATGATCATGCAGGTCATCGATGGAGAAGCCCTGCAAAGCCCTAAAAGGGCGACGGCACGCGCCAGGGGCCCGTCTTCAAAAAAACCAAAAAAAACCGTAAAAAAATCAAAATCAAAATCCCGGGCCGGGCGCAGAAAAGCACGAACAAAACATTGA